Proteins found in one Paenibacillus sp. FSL R10-2782 genomic segment:
- a CDS encoding MFS transporter — protein MSSSMRVHYFILIAVIVVAGLCQGLLLPILSISLEQMGVSSSLNGMNAAALYIGSFAMTLVAERTLGWLGFKKLMAGGLVLVLFTLLLFPLIPDIRVWFVLRLLVGIGDSALHYSAQLWILLVTPAENRGRNISFYGMSYGLGFALGPLGLWLLDYGMLVPFAALALLCLLILLLVLMKLPDSRPEKLETGARPARRFRRSYSWAWYALLPAFLYGYMEASLNSNFPVYGLRIGFHTDEIAALLPFVSLGGLVLQLPLGIWSDRWGRKKVLISVGIAGGLIFMLMPWSGNHFMLTLVLLAVAGGLVGSFFSLGLAYAADLLPKSLLAAANVLASFHFNLGSVIGPNISGALLDYGTQGSMFLVLGGSYVVFGLLGLLFQKRISTA, from the coding sequence ATGTCGTCGTCAATGCGGGTGCATTATTTTATCTTAATTGCGGTTATTGTTGTGGCCGGATTGTGTCAAGGGCTACTTTTGCCGATTTTGTCCATCTCTTTGGAACAGATGGGTGTTTCTTCTTCCCTGAACGGAATGAATGCCGCTGCTTTGTATATTGGTTCATTTGCTATGACGCTGGTGGCTGAACGGACATTGGGATGGTTGGGCTTCAAAAAGCTGATGGCCGGAGGACTTGTGCTTGTGCTCTTTACGTTACTACTGTTCCCGCTAATTCCAGATATCCGAGTGTGGTTCGTATTGCGACTGCTAGTCGGAATCGGGGACAGTGCATTGCATTATTCTGCCCAGCTGTGGATACTGCTAGTGACTCCGGCAGAGAATCGTGGGCGTAACATTTCTTTTTACGGCATGTCCTACGGGCTGGGGTTTGCACTGGGCCCGCTTGGATTGTGGTTGCTTGATTATGGAATGCTGGTTCCGTTTGCAGCGCTGGCTTTGTTGTGCTTGCTCATTCTGTTGCTGGTGCTCATGAAGCTGCCGGATTCTAGACCGGAAAAGCTGGAAACAGGGGCGCGCCCAGCACGCAGATTCCGGCGCAGCTATAGCTGGGCATGGTACGCGCTGTTGCCTGCATTTTTGTACGGTTATATGGAAGCCAGCCTGAACAGCAACTTTCCGGTATATGGCCTTCGTATTGGCTTTCATACGGATGAGATTGCCGCATTACTCCCCTTTGTCAGCTTGGGCGGATTAGTGCTCCAACTGCCGCTAGGTATATGGAGTGATCGTTGGGGCCGTAAAAAGGTGCTTATAAGCGTAGGCATAGCGGGTGGATTGATCTTTATGTTGATGCCGTGGAGCGGAAATCATTTTATGCTAACACTGGTATTGTTGGCGGTGGCGGGTGGTTTGGTAGGCTCCTTTTTCTCCTTGGGACTGGCTTATGCGGCCGATCTGCTGCCCAAATCATTATTGGCCGCCGCCAATGTGCTGGCATCCTTCCATTTTAATCTGGGAAGTGTGATTGGACCTAACATTAGCGGGGCGCTACTGGACTATGGAACCCAAGGCAGCATGTTTCTGGTACTCGGGGGCAGCTACGTCGTTTTCGGGTTGTTGGGATTGTTATTTCAAAAAAGAATATCGACGGCATAA
- a CDS encoding HAD family hydrolase, which produces MSYPKQHILFDLDDTLVHCNKYFDLILNHFFDLLQEWFAAHNLTKNTIREKQIEIDVAGVHQVGFASEHFPQSLIDTYHFFSEQFGRRTDPREEQELRSLGRSVYEQEIEPYPGMVETLNSLQKAGHSLHLYTGGEQVIQEKKIEQMKLANYFDDRIYIRQHKNVEALEEIIQMNRFDRSITWMIGNSLRTDVSPALAAGIHAVYLKQPKEWVYNMVELQKNVNSVMYTIQKLTEVPRVIHESIQLHQQKRTLG; this is translated from the coding sequence ATGTCGTATCCGAAGCAGCACATATTATTCGATCTTGATGACACCTTGGTCCACTGCAACAAGTATTTCGATCTTATTCTCAACCACTTTTTCGATTTGCTCCAGGAATGGTTTGCAGCCCATAACCTGACGAAAAATACAATTCGTGAAAAACAAATCGAAATTGATGTGGCTGGTGTTCATCAGGTGGGCTTTGCCAGCGAGCATTTTCCACAATCCTTGATTGATACGTACCACTTTTTCTCGGAACAATTCGGACGCCGTACAGATCCTCGGGAAGAGCAGGAGCTTCGCTCGCTTGGCCGAAGTGTGTACGAGCAGGAAATTGAACCGTATCCCGGGATGGTCGAAACGTTAAACTCGCTCCAAAAAGCCGGACATTCCCTGCATCTCTACACCGGCGGTGAGCAGGTCATTCAGGAAAAGAAGATTGAACAGATGAAGCTGGCTAACTATTTTGATGATCGCATCTACATTCGCCAGCATAAAAATGTCGAGGCACTGGAGGAAATTATTCAGATGAACCGCTTTGACCGAAGCATCACCTGGATGATTGGAAACTCCCTGCGCACCGATGTATCTCCTGCCCTTGCAGCAGGCATTCATGCCGTGTATCTCAAGCAGCCCAAGGAATGGGTTTACAATATGGTTGAACTGCAAAAAAACGTTAACTCCGTGATGTATACGATACAGAAGCTGACAGAAGTACCCCGAGTGATACACGAAAGCATTCAATTGCATCAACAAAAAAGGACCCTCGGCTAG
- a CDS encoding ArsR family transcriptional regulator has product MSYQIKIDTSPIYELLGSFMAYVTKKWVHDMDLGHEWIDKVDARLQNEVRTELATAQDCPFSDYDALYVWALLRPESDEISDYIAYLDHGPDEDMFELIVPHVPFLTFEESLRIRKVYAPLLKLWDRDYFRAMESELRVLAEEDAAEKRMLLNKMEPEALVEYATAGLIVPHMEDLDTVVLFPVVHNRPINSYCFYTRMLLIQYPVDVPEESEEEPPTLLLRLTRAVNDPQRLRILRYVAQGPKSLEDMRQDLSRLEDTLMSDMMILRVAGLLRIHIGRYHKEKFSIRPDGAADLQVFLESYIGL; this is encoded by the coding sequence ATGAGTTATCAAATTAAAATAGACACTTCTCCAATTTACGAATTACTCGGCAGCTTTATGGCCTATGTAACCAAAAAATGGGTACACGATATGGACTTGGGCCATGAGTGGATCGACAAAGTGGATGCACGGCTACAAAACGAAGTTCGCACCGAGCTGGCTACAGCGCAGGATTGCCCTTTTAGCGATTATGACGCGCTTTATGTTTGGGCTTTGCTTCGACCGGAATCGGATGAAATATCTGATTATATCGCTTATTTGGACCACGGCCCGGATGAAGATATGTTCGAGCTGATTGTTCCGCATGTTCCTTTTTTAACCTTTGAAGAATCTTTGCGCATTCGCAAGGTGTACGCCCCTCTCCTCAAATTATGGGACCGGGACTACTTCCGGGCAATGGAAAGCGAACTGCGTGTGCTGGCAGAGGAAGACGCAGCAGAAAAACGTATGCTTCTGAACAAAATGGAACCGGAAGCATTGGTTGAATACGCCACAGCCGGACTGATCGTGCCTCATATGGAAGATTTGGATACAGTTGTTCTGTTTCCAGTCGTCCATAATCGTCCGATTAATTCGTACTGTTTTTATACCCGTATGCTGCTGATCCAGTATCCGGTAGACGTTCCTGAAGAAAGCGAGGAAGAACCGCCTACACTCCTGCTTCGGCTGACTCGGGCGGTAAATGACCCGCAACGTCTGCGGATTCTGCGTTACGTGGCTCAAGGCCCTAAATCTCTCGAAGATATGCGTCAGGATTTGAGCCGATTGGAAGACACGCTCATGTCTGATATGATGATTTTGCGAGTAGCTGGCCTGCTCCGTATCCATATTGGACGTTATCACAAGGAAAAATTCAGCATTCGCCCCGACGGAGCGGCTGATTTACAGGTATTTTTGGAATCCTATATCGGACTGTAA
- a CDS encoding ATP-binding cassette domain-containing protein: MIRIQKLTKQVGPERTPLLRGINAEIHPGELIAVVGPSGSGKTTLLRCLALQEPWEEGSLMVDGQDVLKSGWTGKMKIKREWAYLEQNPHLNMNRTALKNVLIGRSGQTPLWRMVTGMVRSDDYMGAMDVLEDLGLLDKAHDKCDKLSGGERQRVATARALVHGAKVILADEPVNGLDPTSADHVMDTFRKLCSDERVTVITVLPLEIAERFASRIWGLNGGELVFDIQGRRLTQVEKNKL; the protein is encoded by the coding sequence ATGATTAGAATACAGAAGCTGACCAAGCAAGTGGGGCCTGAACGGACCCCATTACTTCGCGGGATTAATGCTGAAATTCACCCGGGCGAACTGATAGCCGTAGTGGGACCGAGCGGAAGTGGAAAAACCACACTGCTGCGCTGTCTTGCTTTGCAGGAGCCATGGGAGGAAGGCAGTCTGATGGTGGATGGCCAGGATGTGCTGAAATCCGGATGGACGGGTAAAATGAAAATAAAGCGGGAATGGGCATATCTGGAGCAAAATCCGCATTTAAATATGAATCGGACTGCTCTCAAAAATGTGCTGATCGGCAGATCGGGTCAGACTCCATTATGGAGAATGGTGACCGGGATGGTGCGTTCTGATGATTATATGGGAGCAATGGACGTATTGGAGGATCTGGGCTTGCTGGATAAGGCCCATGACAAATGCGACAAGCTTAGCGGCGGTGAGCGGCAACGGGTAGCGACTGCGCGTGCGCTCGTTCACGGGGCCAAGGTCATTTTGGCTGATGAGCCTGTAAATGGACTTGATCCGACTTCAGCAGATCATGTGATGGATACCTTCCGTAAGCTTTGCTCAGACGAACGGGTGACGGTGATCACCGTACTGCCGCTGGAGATCGCTGAACGCTTTGCTTCCCGTATATGGGGATTGAACGGCGGCGAACTCGTATTTGATATTCAGGGCAGACGACTGACACAGGTGGAAAAGAACAAATTGTGA